Below is a genomic region from Deinococcus koreensis.
TGTCGGGCGACATGAAGTACATCTCGGACGACGATCTGCAGAGCTGGATCGAGGAGCGGGACGCCAGCGAACTCACCGGGCACCGCGAACTGGCGCTGGAAGCCGTGGAGCGGGTGATCGGCCCCGCCAGCGAACTGCCGGAGCTGTGGGAGGAGTCCGACGATCAGGCGGGCTGGCTGGCCGAGGTGCAGCGCCTGCGCTCAGCGCTGGTCTGAGGACGGGCCCCGGCGCCTGAGCTGGGGCGAACCCAGGGACTGACCGGCATATGGAGCGGCCTCCGCCGAGAGTACGGGTGTGCCCTCCACCCTTGCGCGGTGAACCGGAGCCGCCGGGTCTCTCAGCGCAGGCCCCAGCGCCGGGGAAAGACCACCGGCCGGCTCATGCGCCAGATCAGGTACAGCGGCACGAGCACCCACGGCGCGTTCAGCGCCAGCACCAGCGCGGGCTGCGGCGTGCGGTGGAGGCCCTGCAGCTCCTCGAACAGGATGCAGTTGACGTTGGCGAGCAGCATCCCCGCGTACACCAGGCTCGGCACCCGGATCCACTCGGCCTGCCGCACGAAGGCCACGATCGCGGCCACGTAGAAGGGGCCGAACAGCAGGTTGTCCATCCAGATGGTCGCCCGCCAGAACGGGGGCCGCGCCATCAGCAGCGGGTCGGCCGCCCGCCCGTACCAGTGGATCAGCTCGACCAGCGGAGCGGGGGGCCAGAGCGGGGGCTGAAAGCGCTCGGGATCGGCGATGACCAGCTGTTCGAGATCCACCACATAGGTGATGAAGCCCAGGTTCAGCACGAAGAACAGCAACAGCACGACATCGGTGGGCCGGGTGCGGAGCATCGCCGTCATGGAATCACTGTAAAGGAAAGAACTCCTATTGTGACCCGTATCGCAATACGCGCCAGCCCTGCTCAGGCGTCAGAACCTGCCTGGGCCAAGCCGCCCCGTTGCGACTTTTTCCATCCCACCGAGCGCTACAGCAGGCGGAAGCGGCCGCGCTCGACGCGTTCCAGATCGTGGTACCGGGCGGCGGTGCTGCCGGTGGCGTTGCGGCACATCTCGCTGGAGACGTGGCGGCGGATGGTGGTGTCCAGATGGGTGGTGCCCCGCGCCCGCAACGCCGCGACGACGTCCTGCGTGGCGAAGGTGCCATCGGCGCTCTGCTGGCTCAGGATGCGGGCCACCGCGAGAATGTCTTTCCGGCACGTCATGGATCTATTCTGGCCTACCCGGCCCCACTTTGTCTGTCAGTCGAGGTCTGATCTGCGCCCCGTGGCAGGTCGAGCCCCTCAGCAGGGCTTCAGGAGAGCCAGCACAGCCACCCTGAGTCCACCGCCGAACCCTTCCGAGGGGCCACGAACAGAGTGCCTGCACAGCAGCAGTTCAGACGCGCTTCAAAAGCGCAGTTCCAGCCCCACACCGGCGCCGAAACGCCCCGCGCTGCTGCCCCGCACGAAGGCGCGCCAGCCGGCCGAGCCGATCAGCGGGCCGCGCAGGCCGCCCTCGCCGTACAGGGCGAAGGAGTTGCTGTATTCGGCGCCAATGGTGGCAAAGGCGTCCACCCGCGTGATGGGCAGGTTCAGGTCGCGCAGCGTGGCCCCCACGGCGTAGCGGTTGCTGGCGCCGTTGCCCCAGCCCCGTTCGGCCGTGCCCTCGACCCCCACTGCGCCGATCACGGGAATCCGCAGCAGCGACAGCCCGGCGTGCACCCCGAAGCCGGAGGTGCTGGCGTTGGCGCCGACCCAGGTCACGGCGCCGGCAGACGTGGCAGCGGCCAGAGACAGCGCCCCAGCCAGAGCAATGCGTTGAATTCGCATGCCGCACCTTACCCAGCCGTCATGAGAGGAGATGTGAGTGCTTAGCCGTCCAGGCGCACCTCGGCCACCTTGGCGAGCATCCGGAAGGTCTGGAAGAGGTGATAGGCGTCGGGGCTCTCCCAGCCCACCGTCACCGCGCCCTGGCGGGTGATGCCGGGCACGCGCTCAGCGGCGTCGGCGCGGGCCTGATGGTTGAACGACAGCTGGCAGGCGGCGGGCCAGTGGGTGGTGTAGGGGGTGGCCCGCCCGGCCGCACGGACGGCCTGCTCGGCGCGCTCGCGGATGCGGCGCTGGGCCTCGCGCGGGTGCAGGTGCACGGCGGCGAAACTGCTCAGTCCCTCCTTCACGGCCACCGTGACCACGCCTTCGCCCAGTTCGGCCCTGATCTCGGCCATCGCCACGTCGTCCCCGCAGGCGAAGACCACCGGCACGCCGTAGTGACCAGCCAGCAGGGCGTTCAGGCCGTACTCGCCGGTCGAGAGTCCATTGATCCGCACGTCGCGGACAAAGCCGTTCCAGGTGTGGGCCAGCGGCCCACGTACGGAGCCGGCGCGGGCGTGGTAGCCCACGAACAGCAGGGCGCCCACGCCGCTTTCCTGCACGCCCTGCACCATGCTCAGCGGCTTGTCGTTGCCGCTGGTGAAGCGCACGCCGTCCGGCAGCAGCTCCGGGATCAGGTTGCGCATGGTGTCGTGACTGTCGTTGACCAGTACGTCCGTGGCGCCGCCCGCCAGGGCGCCCTCGGCCGCCGCCGCCGCTTCAAGGGTCATGCGCTCGCGGGCGCGTGCGTACTCGCCAGCATTCACCAGTCCGCCGAACTCGGGGGGGCTGACCTGTACCCACGAACTGACCCCGCACACGCCTTCCATATCCACGCTGATGACGACTCTCATGCCTGCAGCGTAGCCCCTGCCCGGTGACGCTGCAGAGTCAGGCTGCAGAGGCTCGCTGCGCGGCCATGCTGGCACACGTTCCCATGCGCCGGGGCCGGGCATGTTAGCCTCGTTCGTTATGAGCCGCGTCGCCCTGAAATCCGCCCGTGAAATCGAGATCATGCGCCGCGCCGGGGCGCTCGTCGCCCAGACCTTCCGCGTGCTCGAACCCTCCGTGAAGCCCGGCGTGACCCTGAGGGAACTCGACCGGCTGGCCGAGGAGCACATCCGGAAAGCCGGCGCGACCCCAGCCTACCTGGGCTACGGCCCCAAGTCGTCCCCGTTTCCCGGCACCATCTGCGCGTCGGTGAACGACGTCATCTGCCACGGCATTCCCGACGGCCGCGAGCTGAAAGAGGGCGACATCATCGGAGTGGATATCGGCGTGCTGCTGGACGGCTATTACGGCGACGCCTGCTACACATACACGGTCGGGACGGTGAGCGAGAAGGTGCAGCGGCTGGTGGACACCACGCGCGAGGCGCTGAACGCTGGACTGGACGTGGTGCGGCCCGGCGCGCGGCTGGGCGACATCGGCCACGCCATCCAGACCCTGGCCGAGGGGCGCGGCTACTCGGTGGTGCAGGAATACACCGGCCACGGCATCGGCAGACGGCTGCACGAGGAACCGACCGTCTACCACCGCGGCGTGCGCTACACCGGCATGAAGCTGGAACCGGGGATGGTCTTCACCGTCGAGCCCATGATCAACCTGGGCCGCCCCGAGACGCGCCTGCTGCCCGACAAATGGACGGTCGTCACGGCCGACAAGTCGCCCAGTGCGCAGTTCGAGCACACGGTCGTGGTCACGAATAAGGGACACGACATCCTGACGCTGTGACGGCTTTGGTCAAGGCTCCTCAGCCGCCGAAGTACCCGAAAGGAGGTCTGCGGCCCCTGCTGCCTGCAGAACTGGAGGATGAGAGCGTTTTTCGCGGCCGGCTGATCGAGGGTGGGTCGCTGGACGCCGGGACGCTTCAGGGCGTGTCCTTCGAGGGTTGCCTGTTCCGCGAGGTCGATCTGTCGGGCACGCACTGGAACCTCGTCCGGCTGGCCGACGTGTGCCTGGAGGGCTGCGACCTGAGTGGGGCACACTGGAAGGAGGCCTCGCTGGAGCGTGCGCAGATCAGCGACTGCCGCCTGATGGGAATGCACCTGCCTGGGGCTAGGCTCAGGCACGTCCGGCTGATACGGGTGGCGGCGCCCCTGTCGCTCTGGTTGGGTGCTGAGGCGAAGCACCTGTGGCTCGAAGACTGCGATCTGACCGAAGCCGTGTTCATGGACGCGGCGCTGGCGGGAGCGGTCTTTCGACGCTGCCGACTGAGCGGAACCGACTTTCACGGCGCGGGGCTGGACGGCGCTGACCTGCGCTCCTCCGACCTGGCGGGCGTGCGGCTGGGCCTGCGGGAACTGGCCGGCGTGACCGTCGAACCGCTGCACCTGCTGAACCTGGCCCACTTGCTGGGTGTGCGGGTCGAGGAACTGGACGCCTTCTAGGCCCGCATCTTCTCGCGCAGCCCCTCGCCCTTGCTGAAGCGGTCGCGCAGGAAGTGGCCCTGGGTGAGCAGGCGCCGGGTCGCGCCCTGATCGGCGGCCAGCACGTCCTCCACCCCCCGGCTGATCTGTTCCAGCTGCTCCTGCAGCAGCGTTTCGGGAGGCTGGCCCCGCTCCGTCAACGCCTGCCGCGCCCCTGGGGTCAGGTTCAGGTAGGCGCGCAGGGTGGCCGGCAGGTACTCCAGCCGGGCCTGCCGGATCACGAACTGGGCCGGGGCGTCCAGCCGGTCGTAGGGCGCGTCCTGCAGGCGGCAGAGCAGGGCCAGGGCGTAGAGGCGCTGGGGTTCGGGCAGCCGCAGCGCCAGGGCCGGGGTGTCGTCCAGGGCAGGGTCGGGCACAGGGTCAGCTCTGCTCTCTGACCGTGCCTCCCCTCGCAGCCGCTCCATCTGGTGACGGTGGATCATCTCGCGGCGGATCAGCGGAAAGCCGAACACGGAGGCGAAAAAGAACAGGGGAACGAGGATGTCTTCCACGGGTGAACCTCCGGTGGGGGAAAGCGGGCGGCGGGCGGTCTGCGGCCCACCGTAGCCTGCCCGGAGGTGAGGACACGTCCCCCCAAAGGCGGAGGGCGGCCCCTGCTCACTCCTCCGGTCTCCTACAATTGCCCTCATGCGGCACAGACCTCGGGCGGGAGCGCAGCCATCAGCGGCGTAGCATTCAAGGGCAAGCGCGTCCGGGAACTCTCGGCCGACGCGGCGGTCAGCGTGGTGGACGTCTTCAAGAGCTACCCGGCGGCGGGCGGCGGCCAGACCCCGGTGCTGGACGATATCGACCTCGACATCCGCCAGGGCGAGTTCTTCAGCCTGCTTGGGCCGTCGGGCTGCGGCAAGACCACGCTGCTGCGAATCCTGGCCGGCTTCGAGCAGCCCGACGCCGGGGCCGTGATCATCGGCGGGCGTGACATGACGGGCGTACCGCCGCACCTGCGGAACGTGAACACGGTGTTCCAGAGCTATGCCCTGTTCCCGCACCTGAACGTGCAGGAGAACGTGGCCTTCGGCCTGCGGATGAAGGGTGTGCCCGCCGCCGCCCAGCGCGAGCGGGTGGGCCGCGCCCTGGAGAGCGTGCGGATCGCTGAGTTTGCCCGCCGCCGCCCCGATCAGCTCTCGGGCGGACAGCGGCAGCGGGTGGCGCTGGCCCGCGCCATCGTCAACGAGCCCCAGGTACTGCTGCTCGACGAGCCGCTCTCGGCGCTGGATCTCAAGCTCCGCAAGGAACTGCAGGTGGAGCTCTCGAACCTGCAGGAGACCCTGGGCATTACGTTCGTGTTCGTGACCCACGATCAGGAGGAGGCGCTGGTCATGAGCGACCGCATCGCCGTGATGAACCGGGGCCGGGTCGAGCAGCTCGGTCGCGCCGAGGAGCTGTATGAGCGGCCCCGCACCGCCTTCGTGGCGAACTTCCTGGGCTCGTCGAACCTCATTCCCGGCACCGTGCGGGAGCTGGACGCCACCGGCGCCACCGTGCAGACCGTCCACGGCCCCCTGCGTACCACCCACGCGCGGGGGCTGACGCTCGGCCAGGACGTGACCCTGAGCGTGCGTCCCGAGAAACTGCGCATGGAGCGCGACGACGAGACCGAGGGCAACGAGATCCGCGCAAGGGTGGACGACATCGTGTACACCGGCGCCGAGAACCAGTACCTGCTGGAAGCCGGCGGCCAGCGCCTGGTGGTCTTCCAGCTCAACTCCGACATCGGCGCCGACGAGGACTTCGACTACGAGGAAGAGGTGGCCCTGTACCTGCCACCGGACAACCTGATCGTGCTGGAGGAAACGTGAAGTCGATGGTTGATCGTCGATGGATGATGGAGAACAGAGGGTTTCACCATCATCCATCACCCATCACCCATTACCGCGCCGGAGGCGCCCCATGCTGACCCTGCGCCGCTTCCTGGGCACGCTGGGGCCGGGGACGCTGTGGCTCGTGGCGTTCCTGGTGCTGCCGACGCTGGTCATGCTGGGCTACTCGTTCCTGACCCGCACCGATCTGGCGCAGGTCGGGCGGCCCTGGACGCTGGAGGGCTGGCAGCGGGTCTTCGGCTACGACGCCCTGTTCCAGGAGTGGGTGGGCGACAACCTGCGGGTGCTGTGGCGCTCGCTGTGGGTGGCGGGCCTGAGCACCCTGCTGTGCGTGCTGATGGGCTACCCGCTGGCCTTCTACATCGCCCGCCAGGACGCGCGGCGCAAGAACCTGCTGCTGCTGCTCCTGATCATCCCGTTCTGGACGAACTTCCTGATCCGCGTCTACGCCTGGATCCTGATCCTGCGCCCCTTCGACCTGGTGCCCAGCCTGAGCGCGACCTTCCTGGGGATGGTCTACGCCTTCCTGCCCTTTTTTGTACTGCCGGTCTATTCCTCCGTGGAGAAGGTGGACTGGCGGCTGCTGGAGGCCGCGCAGGATCTGGGCGCCTCGCCCGTGCGCGCCTTCCTGGCGGGCGTGTTCCCCCAGACCCTGCCGGGGCTGGTGGCGGGCATCATCCTGACCTTCATTCCGGCGCTGGGCACCTTCGTGGTGAGCGACATCCTGGGCGGCGCGAAGACGGCCCTGGTGGGCAACCTGATCCAGAACCAGTTCGGGCAGGCCGGCGACTGGCCCTACGGCAGCGCCCTGAGCTTCCTGCTGATGGGGGCCGTGCTGATCGGCCTGTGGCTCTACGCCCGCACGGCCGGGCAGAAGGGCCTGGAGGAACTGGTATGAGGGGCGCTGAAGCGCCGCAGATGGCAGATGGCAGAGGGCAGATGGCGAAAAGCCTTGAGCTTTCGGCCATCTGCCCTCTGCGCCCCGAAGGGGCCCCATGACCCGCCGCACCCACCCCGCCCTGAGCGTCTGGGCCTGGCTGGTGTACGCCTTCCTGTACCTGCCGATCCTGGTCGTGATCGTGTTCTCGTTCAACGATTCGCGCTTCGGGGCGACGTGGGCGGGGTTCACGACCAAATGGTATGGGGTGCTGTTCGCCCGCGCCGACGTGCGCGAGGCGGTGGTCAACACGCTGAGCATCGCCGTGCTCAGTACGCTCGTCAGCACGGTGCTGGGCACGCTGGTCGGCCTGGGCCTGTGGCGCTACTCCTTCAAGTTCCGCACGGGCCTGAGCTTCCTGCTGGTGCTGCCCATCGTGGTGCCCGACGTGGTGATGGGCGTGAGCCTGCTGATGTTCTATTCCTTCGTGCGCCTGGGGCTGGAGAGGGCGGGCTGGACCTTCGACAACGGCTTCTGGACGGTGCTGCTGGCGCATATCACCTTCCAGATCTCCTACGTGGCCCTGACCGTGCGCTCGCGCCTGGCCGGCTATGGCCGCGAGCTGGAGGAGGCGGCCCGCGACCTGGGCGCCAGCAGCCTGAAGTCGTTCCTGTACGTGGTGCTGCCGCTGGCGACGCCGGGGGTGCTGGCGGGCGCGCTGTTGGCCTTCACGCTCTCGCTGGACGACTTCGTGGTCACGTACTTCACCTCCGGCTCGGGCTTCCGCACGCTGCCGGTGCTGATCTACACCAATGTCAAGCGCGGCGTGACCCCCGACATCAACGCCCTGAGCGCCCTGCTGGTGCTCGTCACCGTGGTGGCGATCATCGCCGCGAACGCCCTGCTGCGCCCGCGCCGGAGCCGGGCATGAAGCGGGGGGCGCTATTGGGGCTGCTCCTCCTGACCGCCTGCTACCGGGTCGAGAAGCCCGTGCCAGCGGAGGCGGCTAGCGCCAACCCGGCGCCGGTGGCCCGTGGCGACGGCAAAACCCTGCGGGTGTTCATCTGGTCGGAATACATCGACCCGGAGATCGTCGCGGCCTTCGAGAAGGAGAACGGCGTGCGGGTGATCCTCGATACCTACGAGAGCAACGAGGCCATGCTCGCCAAATTGCAGGGGGGCGGCGCGCAGTACGACCTCGCCGTGCCCAGCAACTACGTGGTGCAGACGATGGCCCGCGCCGGCCTGCTGCAACCGCTGGACAAATCGAGGCTGCCCAACCTGAAGAACGTCGGCACCGGCTTCCTG
It encodes:
- a CDS encoding DUF4259 domain-containing protein; protein product: MGTWGTGSFENDSAADFIKEVVEDGAVALREALEIVLDPELDDVEAEEGARAIAAAEIVAAALSGDMKYISDDDLQSWIEERDASELTGHRELALEAVERVIGPASELPELWEESDDQAGWLAEVQRLRSALV
- a CDS encoding EXPERA domain-containing protein yields the protein MTAMLRTRPTDVVLLLFFVLNLGFITYVVDLEQLVIADPERFQPPLWPPAPLVELIHWYGRAADPLLMARPPFWRATIWMDNLLFGPFYVAAIVAFVRQAEWIRVPSLVYAGMLLANVNCILFEELQGLHRTPQPALVLALNAPWVLVPLYLIWRMSRPVVFPRRWGLR
- a CDS encoding DUF7669 domain-containing protein — its product is MTCRKDILAVARILSQQSADGTFATQDVVAALRARGTTHLDTTIRRHVSSEMCRNATGSTAARYHDLERVERGRFRLL
- a CDS encoding M55 family metallopeptidase; the encoded protein is MRVVISVDMEGVCGVSSWVQVSPPEFGGLVNAGEYARARERMTLEAAAAAEGALAGGATDVLVNDSHDTMRNLIPELLPDGVRFTSGNDKPLSMVQGVQESGVGALLFVGYHARAGSVRGPLAHTWNGFVRDVRINGLSTGEYGLNALLAGHYGVPVVFACGDDVAMAEIRAELGEGVVTVAVKEGLSSFAAVHLHPREAQRRIRERAEQAVRAAGRATPYTTHWPAACQLSFNHQARADAAERVPGITRQGAVTVGWESPDAYHLFQTFRMLAKVAEVRLDG
- the map gene encoding type I methionyl aminopeptidase, whose protein sequence is MSRVALKSAREIEIMRRAGALVAQTFRVLEPSVKPGVTLRELDRLAEEHIRKAGATPAYLGYGPKSSPFPGTICASVNDVICHGIPDGRELKEGDIIGVDIGVLLDGYYGDACYTYTVGTVSEKVQRLVDTTREALNAGLDVVRPGARLGDIGHAIQTLAEGRGYSVVQEYTGHGIGRRLHEEPTVYHRGVRYTGMKLEPGMVFTVEPMINLGRPETRLLPDKWTVVTADKSPSAQFEHTVVVTNKGHDILTL
- a CDS encoding pentapeptide repeat-containing protein, coding for MTALVKAPQPPKYPKGGLRPLLPAELEDESVFRGRLIEGGSLDAGTLQGVSFEGCLFREVDLSGTHWNLVRLADVCLEGCDLSGAHWKEASLERAQISDCRLMGMHLPGARLRHVRLIRVAAPLSLWLGAEAKHLWLEDCDLTEAVFMDAALAGAVFRRCRLSGTDFHGAGLDGADLRSSDLAGVRLGLRELAGVTVEPLHLLNLAHLLGVRVEELDAF
- a CDS encoding ABC transporter ATP-binding protein → MRTRPPKGGGRPLLTPPVSYNCPHAAQTSGGSAAISGVAFKGKRVRELSADAAVSVVDVFKSYPAAGGGQTPVLDDIDLDIRQGEFFSLLGPSGCGKTTLLRILAGFEQPDAGAVIIGGRDMTGVPPHLRNVNTVFQSYALFPHLNVQENVAFGLRMKGVPAAAQRERVGRALESVRIAEFARRRPDQLSGGQRQRVALARAIVNEPQVLLLDEPLSALDLKLRKELQVELSNLQETLGITFVFVTHDQEEALVMSDRIAVMNRGRVEQLGRAEELYERPRTAFVANFLGSSNLIPGTVRELDATGATVQTVHGPLRTTHARGLTLGQDVTLSVRPEKLRMERDDETEGNEIRARVDDIVYTGAENQYLLEAGGQRLVVFQLNSDIGADEDFDYEEEVALYLPPDNLIVLEET
- a CDS encoding ABC transporter permease produces the protein MLTLRRFLGTLGPGTLWLVAFLVLPTLVMLGYSFLTRTDLAQVGRPWTLEGWQRVFGYDALFQEWVGDNLRVLWRSLWVAGLSTLLCVLMGYPLAFYIARQDARRKNLLLLLLIIPFWTNFLIRVYAWILILRPFDLVPSLSATFLGMVYAFLPFFVLPVYSSVEKVDWRLLEAAQDLGASPVRAFLAGVFPQTLPGLVAGIILTFIPALGTFVVSDILGGAKTALVGNLIQNQFGQAGDWPYGSALSFLLMGAVLIGLWLYARTAGQKGLEELV
- a CDS encoding ABC transporter permease — encoded protein: MTRRTHPALSVWAWLVYAFLYLPILVVIVFSFNDSRFGATWAGFTTKWYGVLFARADVREAVVNTLSIAVLSTLVSTVLGTLVGLGLWRYSFKFRTGLSFLLVLPIVVPDVVMGVSLLMFYSFVRLGLERAGWTFDNGFWTVLLAHITFQISYVALTVRSRLAGYGRELEEAARDLGASSLKSFLYVVLPLATPGVLAGALLAFTLSLDDFVVTYFTSGSGFRTLPVLIYTNVKRGVTPDINALSALLVLVTVVAIIAANALLRPRRSRA